One Podospora pseudopauciseta strain CBS 411.78 chromosome 4, whole genome shotgun sequence genomic window, TTCGCGAATCGATGCCTGCAACCGTAACATCGACACACTCCAGCGACGCTTAGAAAAGACGCCTGATGAAGTCCGGCAAACCAATGCGCTGTTGAAGGCTATCTCTGACCTCGGCTCAACAATCGCGAATGGCCTCCTGGAGGTGGAGATTCTGGCTGAAACGGGAGAAGTAGGAAGAGCTTACGACGAGTACTACAAGGTTCGACACGCCCAAGCGGCCAAGGCAGACAAAGAGAAGGAGCTTAAGGCGCTGAGTGAGACGTCTGGGCCATCGGGACATCAGAAGCTACAGGTGTGCGATGTGTGTGGTGCCTATCTCAGCAGGCTGGACAATGACAGGCGTTTGGCCGATCACTTCTTTGGCAAAATGCACTTAGGCTTCGCCCAGATGAGAAAGGCGTACGAATCTTTCCCCAAGGAAATGAGAGGGAGGTAccagggcggcggcggaggtggtggtgggcatggAAGAGGAGTGCAGCAAATGGACGACGATATGGGCCATGTTCCCACGGGGCCGGGAGGAGGATTCGGTGATGGCTGGAATAAGGGGCCACGAGGCCCCCGTGCCGGCGGAGGATTCCGTCCGAGAGGGCCAAGAAGAGGGTGGTAGTTTGTTTTTCAGGACGCCCGGTCGTATTTTCATTCTTTGGCTAAGACTGTTACTGCAGGTTGCATTGGCAAGGCGTTTTGGAGTTTTACAGATGCTGGGTTCTGGGCACAATTTGATTTCATTGGTTGGAATTGTCTCGGCTATGGTCTCACAGATGGCCACACACAAAGGCCTCGCCCCAACCAACATAAGACAGTATTACGTGTAAGAAAAACATGTTGGGCGCCTACATATATCCAGCTGCTTCATCTCGCATTTTTCTTCTGGCGAGCAGCTTCCTTCCTAAGCTCAACGTGGATGGTTTTGTCGAAAGTCAGCATGAAACCCACATGGGATGTGATGGGCATGCATTATTAGTTCTTCCATTGTGTCTACGCACTGCTTGCTTTAGACTTGTACATGGCTTGTTCCACCGGATAAACTCCCCATGACCACGATAACTGTTGCACTGGCACCGGTGGTTGACCAGGAGCAGCACTCTGGGCTAGAAGAGCCCTGTGAAGAGGAAAAGCAACGACAGGAAGAAGACTTTTATGAGGTGGACGAGGCTAATAAGCAGGAAAACCCCAATAAGAAAGAGGGACCCTGTGATGAAGAGTCGTGTG contains:
- the LUC7 gene encoding splicing factor (COG:A; BUSCO:EOG09264D7Y; EggNog:ENOG503NVIA), coding for MAAEQRKLLEQLMGSNLTTRAAQLPLTDPKVCRSYLVGTCPHDLFTNTKADLGPCPRVHSEPLKQEYDSLPDPEKKKLGFEHDYLRDLSSRIDACNRNIDTLQRRLEKTPDEVRQTNALLKAISDLGSTIANGLLEVEILAETGEVGRAYDEYYKVRHAQAAKADKEKELKALSETSGPSGHQKLQVCDVCGAYLSRLDNDRRLADHFFGKMHLGFAQMRKAYESFPKEMRGRYQGGGGGGGGHGRGVQQMDDDMGHVPTGPGGGFGDGWNKGPRGPRAGGGFRPRGPRRGW